In a genomic window of Gossypium arboreum isolate Shixiya-1 chromosome 9, ASM2569848v2, whole genome shotgun sequence:
- the LOC108455679 gene encoding heparanase-like protein 2, protein MKYTISRGYKVDSYEFGNQLSGAGMGARVEAEQYGKDVIVLKNMVKDLHPDPKTQPKVLGLSGFYDEKWFNVFLEVSGQGVVDGVTHHIYNLEPGDGLNLITKIQDPSYLNQSGAWVSESGGALQGDAKDVSPTFADGFWYFDQLGMAATYNHKVFCRQTLIGGNYALLNTTTFISKPDYYGALLWYRLMGSIVLAVTQVSNPNLRVYAYCAKKKPGVSIIFINLSKDSSFDEEYHLTALGGDIQGQIVLLNEVPMVPTDTFDIPAMDPKLVNASTPISVVAHSIVYITIRDFHAHVCV, encoded by the exons ATGAAGTATACTATTTCCAGGGGATACAAAGTTGATTCTTACGAATTTG GAAATCAACTCTCCGGAGCTGGGATGGGCGCAAGGGTTGAGGCTGAACAATATGGAAAAGACGTAATAGTACTTAAGAATATGGTGAAAGACTTACACCCAGACCCCAAAACTCAACCAAAGGTTCTAGGTCTTAGTGGCTTTTATGACGAGAAATGGTTTAATGTCTTCCTAGAAGTTTCGGGACAAGGAGTTGTTGACGGAGTTACACACCACATCTACAATCTTGAACCTG GTGATGGTCTAAACTTGATTACCAAGATTCAAGATCCTTCGTACTTGAATCAA TCGGGAGCTTGGGTTTCTGAATCTGGTGGAGCTCTTCAGGGCGATGCTAAAGATGTGTCTCCAACCTTTGCTGATGGATTTTG GTATTTTGATCAATTAGGAATGGCTGCAACCTACAATCACAAGGTTTTCTGCAGGCAAACTCTCATCGGTGGAAATTATGCTTTACTTAACACTACAACATTTATTTCCAAACCCGATTACTACGG TGCGCTTCTATGGTACCGGCTTATGGGAAGTATTGTACTTGCAGTAACTCAAGTGTCTAACCCGAATTTGCGTGTATATGCTTATTGTGCGAAGAAAAAG CCTGGGGTTTCTATCATTTTTATCAACTTGTCGAAAGATAGCTCGTTCGAT GAAGAGTATCATCTGACTGCATTAGGTGGAGATATACAAGGTCAAATCGTGTTGCTGAATGAGGTTCCAATGGTTCCGACAGATACATTCGACATTCCGGCGATGGATCCAAAGCTTGTCAATGCTTCCACACCCATCTCGGTTGTAGCTCATTCCATAGTCTACATAACCATCAGAGACTTTCATGCCCATGTCTGTGTTTAA
- the LOC108455680 gene encoding heparanase-like protein 2, which yields MHIRLVIIVSDIAFTLNVNVVIQGSTPIAETDDNFVCATLDWWPTEKCNYNQYPWGKAGLLNLDLKKKVLINAIKAFNSLRIKVGGSLQDQVMYGVGEVKNCPNFMKKEGSLFGFSQGCLSMERWDKLNNFFNQTGVKVTFGLNALLGRNELQSEKGLWAGDWNSQNARDFMKYTISRGYKVDSYEFGNQLSGAGMGARVEAEQYGKDVIVLKNMVKDLHPDPKTQPKVLGPSGFYDEKWLNVFLEVSGQGFVDGVTHHIYNLGPGDGLNLITKIQDPSYLNQVAQTYRGVFNIVNKYFDQLGMAATYNHKVFCRQTLIGGNYALLNTTTFIPNPDYYGALLWHRLMGSIVLAVTQVSNPNLRVYAHCAKKKHGVSIIFINLSKDSSFDVTLSSYEHHRRNLRSTAVAKPNFEFKSHLNREEYHLTALGGDIQGQIVLLNDVPMVPTDTFDIPAMDPKLVDASTPISIAAHSIVYVTIRDFHAPVSV from the exons ATGCATATTCGCCTAGTAATAATTGTTTCTGATATCGCTTTTACGCTAAATGTGAACGTGGTGATTCAAGGATCAACACCAATTGCTGAAACAGATGATAACTTCGTATGTGCTACACTGGATTGGTGGCCTACTGAAAAATGCAACTATAATCAATACCCTTGGGGAAAGGCTGGACTTTTAAATTTG GATTTGAAAAAGAAGGTTCTAATAAATGCAATAAAAG CATTCAATTCTTTAAGAATCAAAGTTGGTGGGTCGTTGCAAGATCAAGTGATGTACGGAGTAGGAGAAGTTAAAAATTGCCCCAATTTCATGAAAAAAGAAGGCAGTTTATTTGGGTTCTCTCAGGGGTGCCTTTCCATGGAAAGATGGGACAAACTGAATAACTTTTTCAATCAAACTGG AGTAAAAGTTACATTCGGGTTGAATGCTCTTCTCGGAAGAAACGAGTTACAAAGCGAAAAGGGTCTTTGGGCTGGCGACTGGAATTCACAAAATGCAAGGGATTTCATGAAGTATACTATTTCCAGGGGATACAAAGTTGATTCTTACGAATTTG GAAATCAACTCTCCGGAGCTGGGATGGGCGCAAGGGTTGAGGCTGAACAATATGGAAAAGACGTAATAGTACTTAAGAATATGGTGAAAGACTTACACCCAGACCCCAAAACTCAACCAAAGGTTCTAGGTCCTAGTGGTTTTTATGACGAGAAATGGTTAAATGTCTTCCTAGAAGTTTCGGGACAAGGATTTGTTGACGGAGTTACGCACCACATCTACAATCTTGGACCTG GTGATGGTCTAAACTTGATTACCAAGATTCAAGATCCCTCGTACTTGAATCAAGTTGCCCAAACTTATAGAGGTGTTTTTAATATTGTCAACAA GTATTTTGATCAATTAGGAATGGCTGCAACCTACAATCACAAGGTTTTCTGCAGGCAAACTCTCATCGGTGGAAATTATGCTTTACTTAACACTACAACATTTATTCCCAATCCCGATTACTACGG TGCGCTTCTATGGCACCGGCTTATGGGAAGTATTGTACTTGCAGTAACTCAAGTGTCTAACCCGAATTTGCGTGTATATGCTCATTGTGCGAAGAAAAAG CATGGGGTTTCTATCATTTTTATCAACTTGTCAAAAGATAGCTCGTTCGATGTAACCCTTTCAAGTTACGAACATCATCGTCGTAATTTGAGATCCACGGCTGTTGCTAAGCCCAATTTTGAATTTAAGAGTCACCTGAATAGGGAAGAGTATCATCTGACTGCATTAGGTGGAGATATACAAGGTCAAATCGTGTTGCTGAATGACGTTCCAATGGTTCCGACAGATACATTCGACATTCCGGCGATGGATCCAAAGCTTGTCGATGCTTCCACACCCATCTCGATTGCAGCTCATTCCATAGTCTACGTAACCATCAGAGACTTTCATGCCCCTGTCTCTGTTTAA